Proteins co-encoded in one Gossypium arboreum isolate Shixiya-1 chromosome 11, ASM2569848v2, whole genome shotgun sequence genomic window:
- the LOC108489237 gene encoding pre-mRNA-processing factor 39-1 isoform X2, whose amino-acid sequence MGDSEAVVTGSSTVMDYTSTAYNSTGSGAYPSEVTGGLTASGTAADGNYAASAEAPKAAGYSSLNGNVVNEAGNATTVENGNTVDNAGGASAAPEFVDGSAPPMSCEEDRLWSILRANSLDFNAWTALIEETEKVAENNILKIRKVYDAFLAEFPLCYGYWKKYADHEARIGSMDKVVEVYERAVQGVTYSVDIWVLYCSFAIETYGDPETIRRLFERGLAYVGTDYLSFPLWDKYIEYEYMHQEWSRLAAIYTRILENPNQQLDRYFNSFKELAASRPLSELRAVEEAAALASDMVSEADGQVNGGVVHSDAAEQTPKPISAGSTDAEELEKYVAIREELYKKAKEFNSKILGFETAIRRPYFHARPLNIAELENWHNYLDFIESEGDLNKVVKLYERCLIACASYPEYWIRYVLCMEASGSMDLADNALARATQVFVKRQPEIHLFAARFKEQNGDIPGARAAYQLVHNEISPGFLEAVIKHANMERRLGKLEDAFSLYEQAIAIEKGKEHSQTLPMMYAQYSRFSYLVSGNAEKAREILIGALDQVQLSKPFLEAIIYFETILPPPKQIGYLESSVDKFIAPNSDGSAADREDVSSIFLEFLSLFGDAQSIKNAEDRHAKLFLPRRPMSDSRKRHAEDFLSSDKMKLARSYSSDPSPGQSLMSAYPSAQNQWPAGYGAQPQTWPSTTQAQTWTPGYSQQAAYGAYGSYGSNYATPQVPTSVPQSAGYGAYPTTYPVQTFPQQSYAVPTAGTMLTPAQQPAAGVPQTTYYGTY is encoded by the exons ATGGGAGACAGTGAAGCAGTAGTTACTGGTTCGTCAACAGTTATGGACTATACGTCTACAGCTTATAATTCTACTGGCTCTGGTGCTTACCCTTCAGAAGTTACTGGAGGTCTTACTGCTTCTGGAACAGCAGCAGATGGAAATTACGCAGCATCTG CTGAAGCTCCTAAGGCTGCTGGTTACAGTTCTTTAAATGGAAATGTTGTCAATGAAGCAGGAAATGCCACAACAGTTGAGAATGGAAACACTGTTGATAATGCGGGTGGAGCTTCTGCTGCACCTGAGTTTGTGGATGGTTCCG CACCGCCTATGTCTTGTGAAGAGGATCGGTTGTGGAGTATTTTGAGAGCTAATTCATTGGATTTTAATGCTTGGACGGCATTAATTGAGGAGACAGAGAAGGTTGCAGAG AACAATATACTGAAAATTCGAAAAGTTTATGATGCTTTCTTGGCTGAGTTCCCTTTGTGTTATGGTTACTGGAAAAAGTATGCGGATCACGAAGCACGCATAGGCTCCATGGACAAAGTTGTGGAGGTTTATGAAAGAGCAGTTCAGGGGGTGACTTATTCCGTGGACATTTGGGTGCTATATTGTTCATTTGCCATTGAAACATACGGAGATCCGGAAACTATCCGAAG GCTTTTTGAACGTGGATTAGCATATGTTGGAACTGATTATTTATCTTTCCCTCTGTGGGATAAATATATTGAATATGAGTACATGCACCAGGAGTGGAGTCGCCTTGCTGCTATttatactagaatattagaaaaCCCTAATCAACAGCTAGATAGGTATTTCAACAG TTTTAAAGAGTTGGCTGCAAGTCGACCTTTGTCAGAATTAAGAGCTGTTGAGGAAGCTGCTGCTCTTGCATCAGATATGGTTTCGGAGGCTGATGGACAAGTAAATGGAGGAGTGGTTCATTCTGATGCTGCAGAGCAAACTCCTAAGCCTATAAGTGCTGGGTCAACTGATGCAGAAGAGTTGGAGAAGTATGTCGCCATTAGAGAGGAGCTATACAAGAAAGCTAAAGAGTTCAATTCTAAGATCCTTGGTTTTGAAACAGCTATTAGGAGACCTTATTTTCATGCACGGCCTCTCAATATTGCTGAGCTTGAAAATTGGCATAACTACCTGGACTTTATAGAAAGTGAGGGTGACTTGAATAAG GTGGTGAAATTATATGAAAGATGCCTGATAGCTTGTGCTAGTTATCCTGAGTACTGGATACGATATGTTTTATGTATGGAAGCCAGTGGAAGCATGGACCTTGCTGATAATGCGCTTGCACGTGCTACTCAAGTCTTTGTCAAG AGGCAACCTGAGATCCATCTTTTTGCCGCTCGATTCAAAGAGCAGAATGGGGACATACCAGGTGCTCGAGCTGCATATCAACTTGTTCACAATGAAATTTCACCTGGTTTTCTTGAAGCAGTTATTAAGCATGCAAATATGGAACGCCGTCTG GGGAAACTTGAAGATGCCTTCTCTTTATATGAGCAAGCTATTGCCATTGAAAAAGGGAAAGAGCATTCTCAAACACTACCGATGATGTATGCACAGTACTCTAGATTTTCATACTTG GTTTCTGGAAATGCAGAGAAGGCTAGGGAAATTCTTATTGGAGCACTTGACCAAGTCCAACTGTCTAAACCATTTCTTGAG GCCATAATATATTTTGAAACAATTTTGCCACCACCAAAGCAGATTGGTTATTTAGAATCATCGGTTGACAAATTTATAGCCCCAAACTCAGATGGCAGTGCTGCAGACCGGGAAGATGTATCCAGCATATTTTTGGAG TTCTTGAGTCTCTTTGGAGACGCACAGTCTATTAAAAATGCAGAAGATCGGCATGCTAAGCTCTTTTTACCTCGTAGACCAATGTCAGATTCAAGGAAGCGTCATGCTGAAGATTTTTTGTCTTCAGATAAGATGAAGTTGGCAAGGTCTTACTCTAGTGACCCTTCACCTGGCCAGTCCTTAATGAGTGCCTATCCTAGTGCACAAAACCAGTGGCCAGCTGGTTATGGTGCACAACCTCAAACTTGGCCTTCCACTACACAGGCACAAACATGGACCCCTGGCTACAGCCAACAG GCTGCATATGGTGCGTATGGTAGTTATGGTAGCAATTATGCTACTCCACAAGTACCCACATCAGTTCCACAAAGTGCTGGGTATGGTGCTTATCCGACTACATATCCTGTTCAG ACCTTTCCTCAACAAAGTTATGCTGTACCAACTGCGGGCACGATGTTAACCCCAGCCCAGCAACCTGCTGCAGGAGTTCCTCAAACTACTTATTATGGGACCTACTGA
- the LOC108489237 gene encoding pre-mRNA-processing factor 39-1 isoform X1 — MGDSEAVVTGSSTVMDYTSTAYNSTGSGAYPSEVTGGLTASGTAADGNYAASGIDLKPAGQERQISSAYYSMPAGVSTDENAADVGNVTAEAPKAAGYSSLNGNVVNEAGNATTVENGNTVDNAGGASAAPEFVDGSAPPMSCEEDRLWSILRANSLDFNAWTALIEETEKVAENNILKIRKVYDAFLAEFPLCYGYWKKYADHEARIGSMDKVVEVYERAVQGVTYSVDIWVLYCSFAIETYGDPETIRRLFERGLAYVGTDYLSFPLWDKYIEYEYMHQEWSRLAAIYTRILENPNQQLDRYFNSFKELAASRPLSELRAVEEAAALASDMVSEADGQVNGGVVHSDAAEQTPKPISAGSTDAEELEKYVAIREELYKKAKEFNSKILGFETAIRRPYFHARPLNIAELENWHNYLDFIESEGDLNKVVKLYERCLIACASYPEYWIRYVLCMEASGSMDLADNALARATQVFVKRQPEIHLFAARFKEQNGDIPGARAAYQLVHNEISPGFLEAVIKHANMERRLGKLEDAFSLYEQAIAIEKGKEHSQTLPMMYAQYSRFSYLVSGNAEKAREILIGALDQVQLSKPFLEAIIYFETILPPPKQIGYLESSVDKFIAPNSDGSAADREDVSSIFLEFLSLFGDAQSIKNAEDRHAKLFLPRRPMSDSRKRHAEDFLSSDKMKLARSYSSDPSPGQSLMSAYPSAQNQWPAGYGAQPQTWPSTTQAQTWTPGYSQQAAYGAYGSYGSNYATPQVPTSVPQSAGYGAYPTTYPVQTFPQQSYAVPTAGTMLTPAQQPAAGVPQTTYYGTY; from the exons ATGGGAGACAGTGAAGCAGTAGTTACTGGTTCGTCAACAGTTATGGACTATACGTCTACAGCTTATAATTCTACTGGCTCTGGTGCTTACCCTTCAGAAGTTACTGGAGGTCTTACTGCTTCTGGAACAGCAGCAGATGGAAATTACGCAGCATCTGGTATTGACCTAAAACCTGCTGGTCAAGAGCGTCAAATCAGTTCAGCCTATTACAGTATGCCAGCTGGTGTATCAACTGATGAGAATGCTGCTGATGTTGGAAATGTAACAGCTGAAGCTCCTAAGGCTGCTGGTTACAGTTCTTTAAATGGAAATGTTGTCAATGAAGCAGGAAATGCCACAACAGTTGAGAATGGAAACACTGTTGATAATGCGGGTGGAGCTTCTGCTGCACCTGAGTTTGTGGATGGTTCCG CACCGCCTATGTCTTGTGAAGAGGATCGGTTGTGGAGTATTTTGAGAGCTAATTCATTGGATTTTAATGCTTGGACGGCATTAATTGAGGAGACAGAGAAGGTTGCAGAG AACAATATACTGAAAATTCGAAAAGTTTATGATGCTTTCTTGGCTGAGTTCCCTTTGTGTTATGGTTACTGGAAAAAGTATGCGGATCACGAAGCACGCATAGGCTCCATGGACAAAGTTGTGGAGGTTTATGAAAGAGCAGTTCAGGGGGTGACTTATTCCGTGGACATTTGGGTGCTATATTGTTCATTTGCCATTGAAACATACGGAGATCCGGAAACTATCCGAAG GCTTTTTGAACGTGGATTAGCATATGTTGGAACTGATTATTTATCTTTCCCTCTGTGGGATAAATATATTGAATATGAGTACATGCACCAGGAGTGGAGTCGCCTTGCTGCTATttatactagaatattagaaaaCCCTAATCAACAGCTAGATAGGTATTTCAACAG TTTTAAAGAGTTGGCTGCAAGTCGACCTTTGTCAGAATTAAGAGCTGTTGAGGAAGCTGCTGCTCTTGCATCAGATATGGTTTCGGAGGCTGATGGACAAGTAAATGGAGGAGTGGTTCATTCTGATGCTGCAGAGCAAACTCCTAAGCCTATAAGTGCTGGGTCAACTGATGCAGAAGAGTTGGAGAAGTATGTCGCCATTAGAGAGGAGCTATACAAGAAAGCTAAAGAGTTCAATTCTAAGATCCTTGGTTTTGAAACAGCTATTAGGAGACCTTATTTTCATGCACGGCCTCTCAATATTGCTGAGCTTGAAAATTGGCATAACTACCTGGACTTTATAGAAAGTGAGGGTGACTTGAATAAG GTGGTGAAATTATATGAAAGATGCCTGATAGCTTGTGCTAGTTATCCTGAGTACTGGATACGATATGTTTTATGTATGGAAGCCAGTGGAAGCATGGACCTTGCTGATAATGCGCTTGCACGTGCTACTCAAGTCTTTGTCAAG AGGCAACCTGAGATCCATCTTTTTGCCGCTCGATTCAAAGAGCAGAATGGGGACATACCAGGTGCTCGAGCTGCATATCAACTTGTTCACAATGAAATTTCACCTGGTTTTCTTGAAGCAGTTATTAAGCATGCAAATATGGAACGCCGTCTG GGGAAACTTGAAGATGCCTTCTCTTTATATGAGCAAGCTATTGCCATTGAAAAAGGGAAAGAGCATTCTCAAACACTACCGATGATGTATGCACAGTACTCTAGATTTTCATACTTG GTTTCTGGAAATGCAGAGAAGGCTAGGGAAATTCTTATTGGAGCACTTGACCAAGTCCAACTGTCTAAACCATTTCTTGAG GCCATAATATATTTTGAAACAATTTTGCCACCACCAAAGCAGATTGGTTATTTAGAATCATCGGTTGACAAATTTATAGCCCCAAACTCAGATGGCAGTGCTGCAGACCGGGAAGATGTATCCAGCATATTTTTGGAG TTCTTGAGTCTCTTTGGAGACGCACAGTCTATTAAAAATGCAGAAGATCGGCATGCTAAGCTCTTTTTACCTCGTAGACCAATGTCAGATTCAAGGAAGCGTCATGCTGAAGATTTTTTGTCTTCAGATAAGATGAAGTTGGCAAGGTCTTACTCTAGTGACCCTTCACCTGGCCAGTCCTTAATGAGTGCCTATCCTAGTGCACAAAACCAGTGGCCAGCTGGTTATGGTGCACAACCTCAAACTTGGCCTTCCACTACACAGGCACAAACATGGACCCCTGGCTACAGCCAACAG GCTGCATATGGTGCGTATGGTAGTTATGGTAGCAATTATGCTACTCCACAAGTACCCACATCAGTTCCACAAAGTGCTGGGTATGGTGCTTATCCGACTACATATCCTGTTCAG ACCTTTCCTCAACAAAGTTATGCTGTACCAACTGCGGGCACGATGTTAACCCCAGCCCAGCAACCTGCTGCAGGAGTTCCTCAAACTACTTATTATGGGACCTACTGA
- the LOC108489237 gene encoding pre-mRNA-processing factor 39-1 isoform X3, with product MASISASFRRSLNFSGRLFERGLAYVGTDYLSFPLWDKYIEYEYMHQEWSRLAAIYTRILENPNQQLDRYFNSFKELAASRPLSELRAVEEAAALASDMVSEADGQVNGGVVHSDAAEQTPKPISAGSTDAEELEKYVAIREELYKKAKEFNSKILGFETAIRRPYFHARPLNIAELENWHNYLDFIESEGDLNKVVKLYERCLIACASYPEYWIRYVLCMEASGSMDLADNALARATQVFVKRQPEIHLFAARFKEQNGDIPGARAAYQLVHNEISPGFLEAVIKHANMERRLGKLEDAFSLYEQAIAIEKGKEHSQTLPMMYAQYSRFSYLVSGNAEKAREILIGALDQVQLSKPFLEAIIYFETILPPPKQIGYLESSVDKFIAPNSDGSAADREDVSSIFLEFLSLFGDAQSIKNAEDRHAKLFLPRRPMSDSRKRHAEDFLSSDKMKLARSYSSDPSPGQSLMSAYPSAQNQWPAGYGAQPQTWPSTTQAQTWTPGYSQQAAYGAYGSYGSNYATPQVPTSVPQSAGYGAYPTTYPVQTFPQQSYAVPTAGTMLTPAQQPAAGVPQTTYYGTY from the exons ATGGCCTCTATCAGTGCTTCATTTCGACGTAGTTTGAATTTTTCAGGAAG GCTTTTTGAACGTGGATTAGCATATGTTGGAACTGATTATTTATCTTTCCCTCTGTGGGATAAATATATTGAATATGAGTACATGCACCAGGAGTGGAGTCGCCTTGCTGCTATttatactagaatattagaaaaCCCTAATCAACAGCTAGATAGGTATTTCAACAG TTTTAAAGAGTTGGCTGCAAGTCGACCTTTGTCAGAATTAAGAGCTGTTGAGGAAGCTGCTGCTCTTGCATCAGATATGGTTTCGGAGGCTGATGGACAAGTAAATGGAGGAGTGGTTCATTCTGATGCTGCAGAGCAAACTCCTAAGCCTATAAGTGCTGGGTCAACTGATGCAGAAGAGTTGGAGAAGTATGTCGCCATTAGAGAGGAGCTATACAAGAAAGCTAAAGAGTTCAATTCTAAGATCCTTGGTTTTGAAACAGCTATTAGGAGACCTTATTTTCATGCACGGCCTCTCAATATTGCTGAGCTTGAAAATTGGCATAACTACCTGGACTTTATAGAAAGTGAGGGTGACTTGAATAAG GTGGTGAAATTATATGAAAGATGCCTGATAGCTTGTGCTAGTTATCCTGAGTACTGGATACGATATGTTTTATGTATGGAAGCCAGTGGAAGCATGGACCTTGCTGATAATGCGCTTGCACGTGCTACTCAAGTCTTTGTCAAG AGGCAACCTGAGATCCATCTTTTTGCCGCTCGATTCAAAGAGCAGAATGGGGACATACCAGGTGCTCGAGCTGCATATCAACTTGTTCACAATGAAATTTCACCTGGTTTTCTTGAAGCAGTTATTAAGCATGCAAATATGGAACGCCGTCTG GGGAAACTTGAAGATGCCTTCTCTTTATATGAGCAAGCTATTGCCATTGAAAAAGGGAAAGAGCATTCTCAAACACTACCGATGATGTATGCACAGTACTCTAGATTTTCATACTTG GTTTCTGGAAATGCAGAGAAGGCTAGGGAAATTCTTATTGGAGCACTTGACCAAGTCCAACTGTCTAAACCATTTCTTGAG GCCATAATATATTTTGAAACAATTTTGCCACCACCAAAGCAGATTGGTTATTTAGAATCATCGGTTGACAAATTTATAGCCCCAAACTCAGATGGCAGTGCTGCAGACCGGGAAGATGTATCCAGCATATTTTTGGAG TTCTTGAGTCTCTTTGGAGACGCACAGTCTATTAAAAATGCAGAAGATCGGCATGCTAAGCTCTTTTTACCTCGTAGACCAATGTCAGATTCAAGGAAGCGTCATGCTGAAGATTTTTTGTCTTCAGATAAGATGAAGTTGGCAAGGTCTTACTCTAGTGACCCTTCACCTGGCCAGTCCTTAATGAGTGCCTATCCTAGTGCACAAAACCAGTGGCCAGCTGGTTATGGTGCACAACCTCAAACTTGGCCTTCCACTACACAGGCACAAACATGGACCCCTGGCTACAGCCAACAG GCTGCATATGGTGCGTATGGTAGTTATGGTAGCAATTATGCTACTCCACAAGTACCCACATCAGTTCCACAAAGTGCTGGGTATGGTGCTTATCCGACTACATATCCTGTTCAG ACCTTTCCTCAACAAAGTTATGCTGTACCAACTGCGGGCACGATGTTAACCCCAGCCCAGCAACCTGCTGCAGGAGTTCCTCAAACTACTTATTATGGGACCTACTGA